A window of Actinomadura viridis genomic DNA:
ACTGGCCGATGATCATCTCGGCCCGCAGCTCGCCCCAGATCTCCCGCGCCGGGGCCGGGAAGTCGGCGGTGAGCGTGTCGGCCAGCACGTAGGCCAGGTCGCCGGCCAGGATCGCCACGCCCTCGCCGAACCGGCGCGGCTCGCCCCGCCAGCCCATGGCCCGGTGCTCGGCGGCGTACCGCTCGTGCACGGTGGGCTTGCCGCGGCGCAGCGGCGAGTCGTCGAGGACGTCGTCGTGGATGAGCGCGAACACGTGCAGCAGCTCCAGCGCCGCCGCGGCGTCCACGATCACCGGGTCGTCGGGGTCCCCGCCGGCGCACAGGAACCCGCTCGCGCAGAAGTTCGGGCGCAGCCGCTTGCCGCCCGCGTGCACCAGGTCGGCGATCGCGTCGACGGGGATGACCGCGGAGGTGTGCCCGGTCACGGCGGTGGCCCACTGGTCGCGTTCGCGGTCCAGGTGGCCGCGCAACCGGTCCTCCACCCGTTCCAGGACCCGGTCGAGCGCCTCGCGGGCGGGCGTGGGCCCGCCGGCCGGGGCGGTGTGCGTGGTCTGCGTGGTCTGCGTGGTCATCGACTGCCTTTCCGTGCCCGAGGGATCGACCCTTCCGGGAGATTCATGAGGGGTCCGGACGTGCGCCGGCCGGTGCCGCGGCGGCGAGGCCGGCGGGCACGTTGAACACGACGTTCTCGGTCGCGGTGGTCTCGAACTCGACCCGGTCGTAGCCGAGGGCGGCCAGCCGGTCCAGGAGCTGGTCGACGAGGATCTCCGGGGCGCTGGCGCCCGCGCTGACGCCCACCGACGCCACGCCCTCCAGCCAGCCCTCCTCCAGCTCGCCGACGTCGGGCACCAGGTGCGCGCGGACGCCCGCGTCCCGTGCGACCTCCACCATGCGGATCGAGTTGCTGGAGTTGACGGAGCCGACGACCAGCACCAGGTCGCTGCGGCCGGCCAGGGCCTTGACCGCGTTCTGGCGGTTCTGGCTGGCGTAGCAGATGTCGCCGCCGGGCGGCTCGCGCAGGTCGTCGAACCTGTCCCGCAGCGCGTCGACGATCCCCGCGGTGTCGTCCAGGGACAGGGTGGTCTGGGAGAGGAGGGCCACCGGCGCGTCGCGGGGCAGGTCGAGCGCGGCCACGTCCTCGACGGTCTCGACGATGACGGTCCGGTCCGGTGCCTCGCCGTAGGTGCCCTCGACCTCCTCGTGGTCGCGGTGGCCGATCAGCAGGATGGTCCGCTCGTCGCGGGCGAAGCGGCGCGCCTCCTGGTGGACCTTGGCGACCAGGGGGCAGGTGGCGTCGATGACCTCCAGGCCGCGGTCCGCCGACGCGCGGTGCACCGCCGGCGCGACGCCGTGGGCGGAGAACACGCACACCGCTCCTTCGGGGACCTCGGCCTCGGAGTCGACGAAGCGCGCGCCGCGGCTCTCCAGCCCCCGCACCACGTAATGGTTGTGGACGATCTCCTTGCGTACGTACACCGGTGGCCCGTAGACCTCCAGCGCGCGTTCGACGATCGCTATGGCGCGCCTGACCCCGGCGCAGAAGCCGCGTGGCTCCGCCAGCACGACCCGTTTCCGCTCTGCCATATCAGCTCCCAGGCTGGCCGGCACCGAAGTGGACTAAACAGAAACTTCTCGTTCGCGGGGGAGAAGTCAAGAAAAAATGGCGAGGATGGCCGAATCAAGGCATGCCCGTGTTTGCCGGATGCCAGGTTCCTGTCATGCCCGCACGCCCCGTGCCATGCCCTTGCCATGGCGGGCGGCGAATCAAATTCCGGGGCGGGTGATTGCCGGAGAAGGCGGGGACAGGAAATGGCAGGTGGGAAATCCGGCCGCGGGTCACCGCGCCTCGAAGGACTTCCTGTGGCGGGCGATCGGCCGGCGCCTGTCACGCGCTTGAGGGCAACCCGCCGGCGGGCCCCGGCTGTAGCCTGCCATCGGGTTGCCATCTCCTTGCTATGGCGGCGGCGGCGAGCGGGCTCCTATCGTGGCGGCATCGAATGGTCCGATGCGGCCCATGGAGGAGGAATGGGAACGAGAGTCCCGCAACGAATATCGGTGGGCACGGAAATATCGAGCGCCCCCGAGGCGACCCTCGACTACAGCACGCCCGTCGAAAGGGAGAACCTGGAGCGGGTCGAGAACCTGTACCAGAAGGTGATCGACAAGAAGAACCTCGACGCGGCG
This region includes:
- a CDS encoding polyprenyl synthetase family protein, with product MTTQTTQTTHTAPAGGPTPAREALDRVLERVEDRLRGHLDRERDQWATAVTGHTSAVIPVDAIADLVHAGGKRLRPNFCASGFLCAGGDPDDPVIVDAAAALELLHVFALIHDDVLDDSPLRRGKPTVHERYAAEHRAMGWRGEPRRFGEGVAILAGDLAYVLADTLTADFPAPAREIWGELRAEMIIGQFLDIRSAAAATADMRLARWIAVCKSGHYTIHRPLTLGAGLAGRPDLAPAFEGYGVALGEAFQLRDDLIDAFGVSATSGKPVGLDVDQHKMTPLLTVAVERDARVRALVDEGGDEGWDTARLRELLAETGVRAEIEAHIDGLVERACAALADAPIEEPWRRILTDMAHRVAHRES
- a CDS encoding 4-hydroxy-3-methylbut-2-enyl diphosphate reductase gives rise to the protein MAERKRVVLAEPRGFCAGVRRAIAIVERALEVYGPPVYVRKEIVHNHYVVRGLESRGARFVDSEAEVPEGAVCVFSAHGVAPAVHRASADRGLEVIDATCPLVAKVHQEARRFARDERTILLIGHRDHEEVEGTYGEAPDRTVIVETVEDVAALDLPRDAPVALLSQTTLSLDDTAGIVDALRDRFDDLREPPGGDICYASQNRQNAVKALAGRSDLVLVVGSVNSSNSIRMVEVARDAGVRAHLVPDVGELEEGWLEGVASVGVSAGASAPEILVDQLLDRLAALGYDRVEFETTATENVVFNVPAGLAAAAPAGARPDPS